The following proteins are co-located in the Streptomyces sp. NBC_00435 genome:
- a CDS encoding acyl-CoA dehydrogenase family protein has protein sequence MSATQPAQPVPPAQPKVTEREARQVAEAAREQDWKRPSFAKELFLGRFRLDLIHPHPLPAEEDVRRGEAFLARLRAFCETSVDSARIEREAKIPDETVRGLKELGALGMKIDPKYGGLGLTQVYYNKALALVGSVSPAIGALLSAHQSIGVPQPLKMFGTQEQKDAYLPRCATTAISAFLLTEPDVGSDPARLATTAVPDGEDTYVLDGVKLWTTNGVVADLLVVMARVPRSENHRGGITAFVVEADSPGITVEHRNAFMGLRGLENGVTRFHQVRVPAAQRIGAEGAGLKIALTTLNTGRLSLPAMCVGAGKWCLKIAREWSGVREQWGRPVAKHEAVGAKISFIAATTFALEAVVDLASQMADEDRNDIRIEAALAKLYGSEMACLMADELVQIRGGRGFETAESLAARGERAVPAEQMLRDLRINRIFEGSTEIMHLLIAREAVDAHLSVAGDLIDPEKALGDKAKAGARAAGFYARWLPKLTTGAGQVPGTYRAFHPPGHPDLATHLRYVERGSRKLARSTFYAMSRWQGRMETKQGFLGRIVDIGAELFAMSAACVRAEHLRATGDHGREAYQLADAFCRQSRLRVEELFGRLWDNTDDLDRKVVAGVLSGTYTWLEEGVLDPSGDGPWIADATPGPSTHKNVHRPLR, from the coding sequence ATGTCCGCAACACAGCCCGCACAGCCCGTACCGCCCGCACAGCCCAAGGTGACCGAGCGCGAGGCACGACAGGTCGCGGAAGCGGCCCGGGAACAGGACTGGAAGCGGCCCAGCTTCGCCAAGGAGCTGTTCCTGGGACGGTTCCGGCTCGACCTGATCCATCCCCACCCGCTCCCGGCCGAGGAGGACGTCCGGCGCGGCGAGGCCTTCCTGGCCCGGCTGCGGGCGTTCTGCGAGACCTCGGTCGACAGTGCACGCATCGAACGCGAGGCGAAGATCCCCGACGAGACCGTGCGCGGGCTGAAGGAGCTCGGCGCGCTCGGCATGAAGATCGACCCCAAGTACGGCGGCCTGGGCCTCACCCAGGTGTACTACAACAAGGCGCTCGCCCTCGTCGGCTCCGTCAGCCCGGCCATCGGGGCCCTGCTCTCCGCCCACCAGTCGATCGGTGTGCCCCAGCCGCTGAAGATGTTCGGCACGCAGGAACAGAAGGACGCCTACTTGCCGCGCTGCGCGACCACCGCCATCAGCGCCTTCCTCCTCACCGAGCCCGACGTGGGCTCCGACCCGGCGCGCCTGGCCACCACCGCGGTCCCGGACGGGGAGGACACCTACGTCCTGGACGGTGTGAAGCTCTGGACCACCAACGGGGTCGTCGCCGATCTGCTCGTCGTCATGGCCCGGGTCCCCAGGAGCGAGAACCACCGGGGCGGGATCACCGCCTTCGTCGTCGAGGCCGACTCGCCGGGCATCACCGTCGAGCACCGCAACGCCTTCATGGGCCTGCGCGGCCTGGAGAACGGCGTGACCCGCTTCCACCAGGTCAGGGTCCCGGCCGCCCAGCGCATCGGCGCCGAGGGCGCCGGCCTGAAGATCGCGCTGACCACGCTGAACACCGGCCGGCTGTCGCTGCCCGCCATGTGCGTGGGCGCCGGCAAGTGGTGCCTGAAGATCGCCCGCGAATGGTCCGGCGTACGCGAGCAGTGGGGACGGCCGGTCGCCAAGCACGAGGCGGTCGGCGCCAAGATCTCCTTCATCGCCGCCACCACCTTCGCCCTGGAGGCCGTGGTCGACCTGGCCTCCCAGATGGCCGACGAGGACCGCAACGACATCCGGATCGAGGCCGCCCTCGCCAAGCTCTACGGCTCCGAGATGGCCTGCCTGATGGCCGACGAGCTGGTGCAGATCCGCGGCGGACGCGGATTCGAGACCGCCGAATCGCTGGCCGCGCGCGGGGAGCGGGCCGTCCCGGCCGAACAGATGCTCCGTGACCTGCGGATCAACCGGATCTTCGAGGGTTCCACCGAGATCATGCACCTGCTGATCGCCCGCGAGGCCGTGGACGCCCACCTGTCCGTGGCCGGCGACCTCATCGACCCGGAGAAGGCACTGGGAGACAAGGCGAAGGCGGGCGCCCGCGCGGCCGGGTTCTACGCCCGCTGGCTGCCCAAGCTCACCACCGGCGCCGGCCAGGTCCCGGGCACCTACCGGGCCTTCCACCCCCCGGGCCACCCCGACCTCGCCACCCACCTGCGCTACGTCGAGCGCGGCTCGCGCAAACTCGCCCGGTCGACCTTCTACGCCATGTCCCGCTGGCAGGGCCGCATGGAGACCAAGCAGGGCTTCCTCGGCCGGATCGTCGACATCGGCGCCGAGCTCTTCGCGATGAGCGCGGCCTGCGTGCGCGCCGAGCACCTGCGGGCCACCGGCGACCACGGTCGTGAGGCCTACCAGCTGGCCGACGCCTTCTGCCGGCAGTCCCGGCTGCGCGTGGAGGAGCTCTTCGGCCGGCTCTGGGACAACACCGACGACCTGGACCGCAAGGTCGTCGCCGGGGTCCTGTCCGGTACCTACACCTGGCTGGAGGAGGGCGTCCTCGACCCGTCCGGGGACGGGCCGTGGATCGCCGACGCCACCCCCGGTCCGTCCACGCACAAGAACGTGCACCGTCCCCTGCGCTGA
- a CDS encoding aldehyde dehydrogenase family protein, protein MTSTHAFWLAGRQATGDDSFDVHSPWDGRLVGTVSVPTDAQVEEAVAAAYAVTAEFSATPAHVRAEALAHVARRLAERTEEIALLISAENGKPIKWARGEVGRAVSVFRFAAEEARRFNGGEAQRLDTDAGGVGRLALTRRFVKGPVLGIAPFNFPLNLCAHKVAPAIAVGAPIILKPAPATPLSGLILGELLAETDLPAGSWSVLPVANDKMPELVKDERLPVISFTGSDKVGYAIQQAVPHKHCTLELGGNAAAVVLEDWSSEADLDWAANRIATFSNYQAGQSCIGVQRVIADASVYDRLVEKVVAKVQAQVTGDPNDSATDVGPLVSEDAAKRVESWVDEAVAAGAKLLTGGKREGASYEPTVVAEVPEGVTLATEEVFGPVLTLRRVENTDEAFAAVNDSKFGLQAGVFTRNIQTAFRAHRELEVGGVIVGDVPSYRADQMPYGGVKQSGVGREGVRYAMDDYTYERVLVLSGLDI, encoded by the coding sequence ATGACTTCCACCCACGCCTTCTGGCTCGCCGGCCGCCAGGCCACCGGCGACGACAGCTTCGACGTCCACTCCCCGTGGGACGGCCGCCTCGTCGGGACCGTGAGCGTCCCGACCGACGCCCAGGTCGAAGAAGCCGTGGCAGCGGCGTACGCCGTGACGGCGGAGTTCTCCGCGACCCCGGCCCACGTACGCGCCGAGGCCCTGGCCCACGTGGCGCGCCGGCTCGCCGAGCGCACCGAGGAGATCGCGCTGCTGATCTCGGCCGAGAACGGCAAGCCCATCAAGTGGGCGCGCGGCGAGGTCGGCCGTGCGGTGTCCGTGTTCCGCTTCGCCGCCGAAGAGGCCCGCCGCTTCAACGGCGGAGAGGCCCAGCGCCTGGACACCGACGCCGGTGGCGTCGGCCGGCTGGCCCTGACCCGCCGCTTCGTCAAGGGTCCCGTCCTCGGCATCGCCCCGTTCAACTTCCCGCTGAACCTGTGCGCCCACAAGGTGGCCCCGGCCATCGCCGTCGGCGCGCCGATCATCCTGAAGCCGGCCCCGGCCACCCCGCTCTCCGGTCTGATCCTCGGCGAGCTGCTCGCCGAGACCGACCTGCCGGCCGGTTCCTGGTCCGTGCTCCCCGTCGCCAACGACAAGATGCCGGAGCTGGTCAAGGACGAGCGCCTGCCCGTCATCTCCTTCACCGGTTCGGACAAGGTCGGCTACGCCATCCAGCAGGCCGTGCCCCACAAGCACTGCACCCTGGAGCTCGGCGGCAACGCCGCGGCCGTGGTCCTGGAGGACTGGTCCTCCGAGGCCGACCTCGACTGGGCCGCGAACCGCATCGCGACCTTCTCGAACTACCAGGCCGGTCAGTCCTGCATCGGCGTGCAGCGCGTGATCGCCGACGCCTCCGTCTACGACCGCCTCGTCGAGAAGGTCGTCGCGAAGGTCCAGGCGCAGGTCACCGGCGACCCGAACGACTCCGCCACCGACGTCGGCCCCCTCGTCTCCGAGGACGCCGCCAAGCGGGTCGAGTCCTGGGTCGACGAGGCCGTCGCCGCCGGAGCCAAGCTGCTCACGGGCGGCAAGCGCGAGGGTGCCTCGTACGAGCCCACCGTCGTCGCCGAGGTGCCCGAGGGCGTCACCCTGGCCACCGAGGAGGTCTTCGGACCGGTCCTCACCCTGCGCCGGGTCGAGAACACCGACGAGGCCTTCGCCGCCGTCAACGACTCGAAGTTCGGTCTGCAGGCCGGCGTCTTCACGCGGAACATCCAGACCGCGTTCCGCGCCCACCGCGAGCTGGAGGTCGGCGGTGTGATCGTCGGCGACGTCCCGTCCTACCGCGCCGACCAGATGCCGTACGGCGGCGTCAAGCAGTCCGGTGTGGGCCGCGAGGGCGTGCGCTACGCGATGGACGACTACACCTACGAGCGGGTCCTGGTCCTCAGCGGCCTCGACATCTGA
- the dxr gene encoding 1-deoxy-D-xylulose-5-phosphate reductoisomerase produces MSDRPAPLADPHLLFDPAAGRRDIVILGSTGSIGTQAIDLALRNPDRFRVTGLSAAGGRVALLAEQARLLRVHTVAVAREDVVPALKEALDAQYGAGEPLPEILAGPDAATELAASECHTVLNGITGSIGLAPTLAALRAGRTLALANKESLIVGGPLVKALAKPGQIIPVDSEHAALFQALAAGTRADVRKLVVTASGGPFRGRTRAELAGVTVEDALAHPTWAMGPVITINSATLVNKGLEVIEAHLLYDIPFDRIEVVVHPQSYVHSMVEFTDGSTLAQATPPDMRGPIAIGLGWPERIPDAAPAFDWTRASSWEFFPLDTEAFPSVGLARHVGALGGTAPAVFNAANEECVAAFLAGRLPFTAIMDTVSAVVDEHGTPTPGTSLTVADVLEAETWARARAQEKAARAAVEARA; encoded by the coding sequence ATGAGCGACCGCCCAGCCCCCCTCGCCGATCCGCATCTCCTCTTCGACCCCGCGGCCGGCCGGAGGGACATCGTCATCCTCGGCTCCACCGGGTCCATCGGGACCCAGGCCATCGACCTCGCCCTGCGCAACCCGGACCGGTTCCGGGTGACCGGGCTGTCCGCCGCCGGCGGGCGCGTCGCCCTGCTGGCCGAGCAGGCCCGGCTGCTGCGCGTGCACACCGTGGCCGTCGCGCGCGAAGACGTCGTACCGGCACTGAAGGAGGCGCTCGACGCCCAGTACGGCGCCGGTGAGCCGCTGCCCGAGATCCTCGCCGGGCCGGACGCCGCGACCGAGCTCGCCGCCTCCGAGTGCCACACCGTCCTCAACGGCATCACCGGTTCCATCGGCCTCGCGCCCACCCTCGCCGCGCTTCGGGCCGGCCGGACCCTGGCCCTCGCCAACAAGGAGTCGCTGATCGTCGGCGGCCCGCTCGTGAAGGCCCTCGCGAAGCCCGGCCAGATCATCCCGGTCGACTCCGAGCACGCGGCGCTCTTCCAGGCGCTCGCCGCCGGCACCCGGGCCGACGTGCGCAAGCTCGTGGTCACCGCCTCCGGCGGGCCCTTCCGCGGCCGCACCCGCGCCGAGCTGGCCGGGGTCACCGTCGAGGACGCCCTCGCGCACCCCACCTGGGCCATGGGCCCGGTGATCACGATCAACTCGGCGACCCTGGTCAACAAGGGCCTGGAGGTCATCGAGGCGCACCTGCTCTACGACATCCCCTTCGACCGCATCGAGGTCGTGGTCCACCCGCAGTCCTACGTCCACTCGATGGTGGAGTTCACGGACGGCTCCACGCTCGCCCAGGCCACTCCGCCGGACATGCGCGGCCCGATCGCGATCGGCCTCGGCTGGCCCGAGCGGATCCCGGACGCGGCCCCCGCCTTCGACTGGACCAGGGCGTCGTCCTGGGAGTTCTTCCCGCTGGACACCGAGGCCTTCCCGTCGGTGGGCCTGGCCCGGCACGTGGGCGCCCTGGGCGGTACCGCGCCCGCCGTGTTCAATGCGGCGAACGAGGAGTGCGTAGCGGCGTTCCTGGCCGGTCGGCTGCCGTTCACAGCAATCATGGATACGGTCTCTGCCGTGGTCGATGAGCACGGGACTCCCACCCCGGGAACTTCCCTCACGGTCGCGGACGTCCTTGAAGCGGAGACCTGGGCCAGGGCCCGGGCACAGGAAAAGGCGGCACGGGCCGCAGTGGAGGCGCGCGCATGA